CCAAAGTACCTTTACGGTTCAACTCACCAATAGGATTAACGGGCATCAGCCAAATGATATCAATACCTAATTCTTTCAACCGAGGAAGCTGTGCGGCAGCAGCTACAAATGTGCCTTCCTCAGTAAACTGACGGGTATTCAATTGATAAAGAATGGCATTCTTACTCCACTCAGGATGTTTAACTTTGACGTAAGGCTCAGGTGAGTATTGGTCATTTTTCGAATTTGAATAGGATTCAGTAGATTGACATCCTAATAGTGAAAACATGAAAAGAAATACCAGAACAGTGCAACGTGACAACATAGATTCTCCAAAGCACAAGCGAAATTAATCGTTTAAGATAGCAGGCAAGATAACGTCTCAAAAGCAGTGCATTAAATCAAGTAAAAGCGTAGAAGATAAACCTGGCGCAGCAAACAAGACGTATTCGAGCCAAATTCTGGATACCCTGTTTGAATGGAAGGCGGTTTTAACTATGAGCCTCCATAATAATAGTTTTTGGCTCTCCCTCAACATCACAGTCGAGTTTGTCATATTCGAGATCAACATACTCAATTTGAGATTCAGTCAAATGTTTAATAAGTGGCTTAGTCGCTCCTCTAAAACAAAACCACACCACCCTGTCTACAGAATCTTCGTTGTTTAAAATACTAATATCTTTCCTGACCTGAGCTCTCGTAGCGCTGTTCAGCCTCGCAAACCCAGATTTAATTTCTATTGCTACAGCTTGATTCTTTGAAAATAAATCAATTCTTCTAACCCCATAAGGAGTCACAAATGACACTTGCTTATCAAAATCAGTAATACCAAAGGTATTGCCGATAATCACTTCTGCCATGACTTCAAAGATGGAGCCTCTTGTTCTATTTTGTAACGGAATTATGTTTTTAATAATATCGTCTAAAAATGGTTTCCCGTGTGCATTTATATCCAAATTAGAAGACTCAAAAACATTTACTAACATTGCCTTTGCTTTTCTTTCCCTGTGCTCTTTAAGCCCCTTTATATATTTTTTCATCACTTATATCTCATCAAGCCAGCTTTTCCAAAGCGTTAGATATGGCAGCAACCTATAGTGACTATGCAGCGTTTTAGGAAGAACAATGGGCTCTTCATCATTAACGGGGGACACAGGCATTAATTAAACTGATTTTGCGAAGATCATTTAATGGAGCAATACCCATGTCCCACGCAGGTGCCATTTTAGGCATAAAAGAATTAATAATTGAAGAGGTCTTTAGACATGACAGCATTGATGTTTGGGCGAGGCCGTTCAACAGAACGAACTGTAAGCATTGTGATAGCAACAGGTTAAGGATAAAAGCCACACACAAGAGAACCATCAAGCATACCCGCCAGGGTAATCAGCTGATGACCTTGCACCTGAAAGTGCCAAAGTATCACTGCTTGGACTGTGGGCGTTATTTCAGGCATCAATTTAAAGGCATTCTACCGCGGTTTCGGTCTTCTGAAGCTTTTCGACTAGAAGTCTTTGAAGCGCATCACGAAGGCGTAACGCAACGTAAAATTTCACGGATTCACGGCATTAGTCCTGCGACCGTTGAACGCTGGTATCAGTCTTTGATTAATCAGAAATACAAGGAAGTCAGGCTCTTCATCATTAACGGGGCGCACTTGTCCTCGAATATTAGGCATTGATGAACACTTTTTCACCAAGAAGAAAGGGTACGCCACAACCTTTGTTGATTTGAAAAACCATCGAGTCTTCGATGTTAAACTGGGACGTTCAGAGCCAAGCTTGAGCCGCTATCTAAAAAGGATGCAGGGACGTGAGCAGGTTCAGATAGTCGTCATGGATTTATCCGAAACCTATCGTCGAATTGCCCAACACTACTTCCCTAACGCCATTATCGTGGCTGACCGTTTTCACGTTGTTCGACTGATTAATCATCATTTCCTCAAAGCTTGGAAGCAACAAGACGAACAAGGCCGAAAGAACCGGGGATTACTCAGCTTGATGCGTCGTCACGAATGGAATCTGAGTGATAAGAGCCGAGTGAGATTACACGCATATCTGGATAATTATCCTGTATTAAAAGCGCTCTATGATGTGAAACAAAAGCTGAATCGGTATGTTTTACTTAAAACGGTGAATAAGCGCCGTATGCAATCCAAACTACCGGGCTTTCTGGCATTGTTGGAGCAGATGAAAGCCAGCCCTCTCAAAGCGTTGGCGAACACCTTAATACCAATCCCATTAAAAACCTAGCCATTTAACTGTGCCCATTTTCTGGTGCATAAAGAGATAACACGATGGGTATCTTTGACAAATGTATTCCAGGCGTCACTACATGCATCCACGATATCTTCATACCCTTCAAATATGCGATTGGATAGTGCGTTCTGACGAAGCCAACTCCATACCTGTTCAACCGGATTCAGTTCCGGCGAGTAGGGAGGAAGCTTTAGCATACGAATATTATCAAACTGTTGGATCGTGTCCTCTGTATGCCATCCTGCGCCATCCATGATGACGACAGCCATTCGCCCCGGTTTAGTACGTTCAGAAATCTGTTTCAAGTGCAATGTCATTGCATCCTTGTTGACCCACGGCGTTATGAGCGCTTCTGTTTCACCGGTTGCGGGACAGACAGCACCGAAAAGATAGGCATATTCAAATTGTTGCTGTTTGACTGCGCGTGGGCGACTGCCAGTTCTTGCCCATAAACGAGAGGTGGTATTTTGCTGACCAAAGCGAGCTTCATCCTGAAACCAGATATCAACATTGTTCAGAGGCAGATGTCCTGGACAAAGTTTGATCACATTAATCTCCAGTTTTTTTAAACTCTTCCTGAGCATTTTGCGATTGCTTTGGATGTTTTGAACGGCTGGAAATCCATGAAAAACCCCATTGATGCAAGAGACGGTAAATGTTGGACATTTTATAATCCACATTCAGATGGCTCGATATCCAGGCTTGGATATCGGCTCCCGTCAGTCTTCCCCCGACATCAGAACGACTATGATATTCAATATAGCGAGATAGCTTTTTTATCTGTTCTGATGACAGCGATGCAGGACGACCGGGAGGAGATTTGGCATCCAGGCCATCAATTCCTTTATCCAGAAAAGCCGCTACCCATTTATTTACACTTGCCCTGCTGACCTTAAGTGTTCTAGCTATTTGTGCTTTGTTCATTCCTTCACTGTAATGAGCCAATGCAAGTAACCTGATCCTTTTAGCTGCGTTAGTTTCCTTTTTGGAAAGCGCTGTGAAATCTATCTTTTTTAGCATCTAATTATCTGTTTTGTCTTCACTGACTTAATTAGATCATACTTTTAATGGGATTGGTATAACATCCTGGCTACAACCTATTGTAGCTATGTGGAGGTTCAGAAAAAGCAATGGCATAACTGAAGGTTTCCACAACAAAATGGAAATGCTATCGAGAAGAGCGTATGGTTTCAGGAATTTTGAGAATTATCGGTTAAGAGTAATGACCCATTGTGGATGGGATGGAATAATTAATCGAACGAGGAATGAATGCTGATCCCCCGTTTATTGGGTAGAGCCTTCAGGAATTTTGAGAATTATCGGTTAAGAGTGATGACCCATTGTGGATGGGATGGAATAATTAATCGAACGAGGAATGAATGCTGATCCCCCGTTTATTGGGTAGAGCCAATTCAAACGGTTTCGGAATTTATTAAAAAAAACCGCTTAACCTATTGATTTTAAAGACTTTGGAAATTGGTGCCCGGGGCCGGACTTGAACCGGCACGAAGTTGCCTTCGAGGGATTTTAAATCCCTTGTGTCTACCAATTTCACCACCCGGGCACTGGAATTTAGATAACCTAAATGATGTAAAACTTGGAGGCGGGTCCCGGAGTCGAACCGGGGTGCACGGATTTGCAATCCGCTGCATAGCCACTCTGCCAACCCGCCAAAGGTTGTGGAGCGGGAAACGAGGTTCGAACTCGCGACCTCAACCTTGGCAAGGTTGCGCTCTACCAACTGAGCTATTCCCGCAGTTTGCGCCGGTATTTTTCATTGCCGCCGCAAAATGTGATGTGCATTCTACAGTTAAGATGTTGACTGTCAATAACAAATTTAAGGACAAATGTTTAACTGCTGAATTTTTAACTTGCGCCAAATTATTTGACCAGCGCATTGTATGGAGTTTGGGTAGTTTCGTACAACTACCAGTGTGTTATAAGTTAGTTTTTTGGGCTATTAGTAGATATTTTTTCGCAGCAATAAAGTATTGCATCATCGAAAAGACTGACAGCACTGTCGCTATATATAGCAGAATATATCCTAGGGATACCCAATATATTGGGATCTCCAAATCCCCTATCGCCAAAATTTCAAGTTCTGATAACAAACCGATCAACGCTAACATTTGCGCCATCGTTTTTGCTTTTCCCCAAAAAGACACTTTTACTGTGTCTGATTGACCATTTGTTGCCATCCATTCTCTCAAAGCCGAAACAAAAATTTCTCTCGCCATTAACAAGACAGCAGGAATAGTAATCCATGGAGTAGCGTATGTGTGGGTGATCATTAACAGCGCCGCAGCAACAATTAATTTATCCGCCACAGGATCCAAAAACGCACCAAAAGGCGTGGACTGACCTAACTTTCTTGCAAGATATCCATCAAACCAGTCTGTTACAGCCGCAAACCAAAAGATAAACGCAGCTAACTGATGAGCCCATTTCCAATCGATGTAATACACAACGACAAATACCGGGATCAGCATCACTCGCATAATGGTTAACATATTTGGGATGTTCAGCATATAAATTCTTCTTATTAGAGGTGTTTTGTTGAACAGGTTTCCTATTCATCTCCGGTATCAATCAATAAACACGCTACCAAAGAGAATTCACAGGATTAAATCAACTCTGTTTGGCTACAATTTCATCAAACCAAACATAACAACACAATTACAACTAAAAAAACAAACATAATCAGAAATGAAGATATATCCATTTTTGATATTAATATTCGACTCGGATGTACAATTCTTATCACCTAGTTATGTAGATGATCATAGATCAAAGATGCTAACTCCGGGCTAATCCCGGGAACATTCGCCAGCTGTTCTGAACTGGCATTTAAGACTTCTTGCATTCCACCAAGGTATTTTAACAGGCTTTGTCTGCGTTTCGCACCCACACCAGGAATAGATTCCAATTTAGACTGGGTCTTCACTTTCTGGCGTTTATGGCGATGCCCTGCAATCGCGAAGCGATGTGACTCGTCGCGGATATGTTGAACTAAATGAAGAGCCGCAGAATTAGCAGGCATAGGAATGGTATCGTGACTTCCTGCCATAATCAGAGTTTCTAACCCTGGTTTTCTTGAAGTGCCTTTCGCGATACCTATAAGTAGTGGCGTTCTAGCCCCCTGCCACTGATCAAAAAAAGCCTCAGCTTGAGCTAATTGCCCTTTACCACCATCAATAAACACGATATCGGGAATTTTCTCTTCTGCCGCTGTGATTTTATATCGGCGTTTTAGCACTTGAGCCATAGCAGCGTAATCATCACCCGGCGTAATGCCTTCAATGTTATAACGTCGATAATCTGTTTTTAAGGGCCCTTCCCGGTTAAAAACAACACATGACGCCACAGTTTGCTGGCCTGAAGTATGAGAAATATCAAAGCATTCCATACGCTGCAATGGTTGCTGCAACTCTAAAATAGATTCCAGCTCTAAAAACCGTGCTCGAACAGATTTTTGGTGAGCCTGTTTTGCTTCCAGAGCATTTTCGGCATTCGTATTAGCCAATTGCAAATACCGCTTCTTTTCATCACGAGCACCATAAAAAAACTGAATTTTGTGGTCAGCCTCTTTGCCAAGCAAATTACTAATCTCTTCTGCATCATCAAGCTTCATTGGCAATACAATTTGCTTTGGAATCGATTTATTGCCCGCTAAATAAAACTGCAATAAGAACGAATGAAATACGTCTTTTTCATCTTCATCAGAAGAAGGGACTTTCGGAAAATAACTTTTGCTCCCCAAGAGCTTATTATCTCGAATAAAGAAAGCCTGAATGCAGGCAATACCATTACGATAAGCAAATCCAAACACATCCAGCTCATCCTGATCGCCACTCACCCACTGCTGTTCCTGAACTTTTCGAAGTGCGGCAATTTGGTCGCGATATCTGGCCGCCTTTTCAAACTCTAGGTCACGACTACTCTCTTCCATTAGTCCCACCATGGTATCAATCACTTGATGGCTTTTTCCTTTCAAAAACATACGAGCCAAATTCACTTGCTGTTGGTATTCATCATCGGAGACAAAACCTTCAACACAAGGAGCGGAACAACGTTTTAGCTGATGCTGTAAACAAGGGCGCGTTCGAGCTTTGTAGTAAGCGTCTTCACATTGCCGAACAGGAAAGATCTTCTGCATTAACCGCAAACTCTCTCGCACAGCCCAAGCGCTCGGATATGGGCCGAAATACTCACCAGATTCACGCCGAGAACCTCGATGAATAGCTAACCGTGGATGTTGATGACCAGAAAGAAAAATAAATGGATAAGATTTATCATCGCGAAGTAAAACGTTATAACGCGGCTTATATTTCTTTATATAATTGTTTTCAAGAATATAAGCCTCTGTTTCACTGTGAGTAACAGTGACATCCATATCCGCTATTTGCCGAACTAGCGAAATAGTCTTTGGGCTATCCAGATTAGACTTAAAATAGCTACTAACTCTCTTCTTAAGATTTTTAGCCTTACCCACATAAATAACTTCCTGCTTCTGGTTATACATTCTGTATACACCAGGCTGTTGGGTAAGGCTTTTTAGAAAGGCTTTATGATCAAATGCTGATTGCACCATTACAACTGCTGAGGATTAATCAAATTATGGCGCAATGCCAAATGAGTTAATTCAACATCCGAATCAACATTGAGTTTTTCAAACATGCGATAACGATGTGTGTTAACCGTTTTAGTGCTGATATTTAACTGGCTTGCTATATCAGGCACCTTAACGCCTTTAGTCAACATCAGCATAATCTGAAGCTCACGCTCAGATAATTGCTTCAAAGGGTCTTCGTCGTTAGAATCGAACTTGGCAAGCGCCATTTGTTGCGCAATTTCAGGCGTAATGTACTTCTGCCCTTTGGCCACTTTTTCAATTGCACGAATCATCTCTTGAGGATCCGCTTCTTTGGTCAGATATCCAAAGGCCCCCATTTGCATAACCATCGACGGAAACGGGTTTTCCTTATGAACAGACAAAGCAATAACACGCACATCAGGACAAATCCGTAATACCTGTTTTGTTGCTTCCAAACCACCAATCCCAGGCATACTCATATCCATCAACACAACATCAGGAGGCGATTTACGACACATTTTAACCGCTTCCTCACCCGTTTGTGCTTCACCTATTACATTGAATCCTTCCACATCATCCAAAATACGACGGATGCCAGTTCTCACTAAATCGTGGTCATCAACTAATAGAAGTTTAACCAAGCAATAGCTCCAAAATGAATGAGCCTAAAGCAATGTCTAACCAAAATACCATTCCTGATATTGAAGGCATTACCATAGGCGAATAAAATTATCAGAACAGCTCTATGAAATTTTAAAGTCCAACATAATTATCGATCATCGGTAGAGATGTTCACTTAATCGATTCCATCCATCGACAGTTTCCTTTCTGCCTTGACCAATATTTTTTGCAAAACATCGTTCAACAGTACATTTAATAATCCAACGATCCTTACACTCTTTGACTCTTTGAGGCTCAGATGGAACACCACCGCATCGGCAGCCTAACACTATCTCTTTGTCTTGTGAGTCCACGCCCCTTCCTTTCAGAATATTCACTGTGTAAAAAGCACAGCTTAAAGAGCCCGTAGTCTACATCATTTTTTACTCACAATAACATCAATTATCGGTTTAACTGAGCAATTAACCAACAATCAAGCAAAGACCAACACATCAGCGGTTTACGTTTTACCTCAGCCAGTTACATAGGGTTATCGTAAATTAAGCGTCTCACTCAATAATGCGCCATCATTTTGTACATTAAGAGCAAGGAATAACGATCATCAACTAATTGCATTTCTGTATCGGCAGCGCATTCGCAAACATGAATAATTTTAAAATTCAGTTAGTTATTACGCAACATAACTTCACATTGACAAATAAAACCAACCTTAAAAATGAAAAACACACCTTTCAAATATGCACACCTGAACATCCAGTTTTATTGAACCATTAAGAATTCATTAATTAATTTTACCCTGTCGGTCATTTAAGTAAAAAGCAAACAAATTTTAAGCGTATAGAAAACTGAAATTAAATCTTTACCAAATAAAAAAATTTCAAATATAAGAAAAAACAACTT
Above is a window of Paraneptunicella aestuarii DNA encoding:
- the uvrC gene encoding excinuclease ABC subunit UvrC; protein product: MVQSAFDHKAFLKSLTQQPGVYRMYNQKQEVIYVGKAKNLKKRVSSYFKSNLDSPKTISLVRQIADMDVTVTHSETEAYILENNYIKKYKPRYNVLLRDDKSYPFIFLSGHQHPRLAIHRGSRRESGEYFGPYPSAWAVRESLRLMQKIFPVRQCEDAYYKARTRPCLQHQLKRCSAPCVEGFVSDDEYQQQVNLARMFLKGKSHQVIDTMVGLMEESSRDLEFEKAARYRDQIAALRKVQEQQWVSGDQDELDVFGFAYRNGIACIQAFFIRDNKLLGSKSYFPKVPSSDEDEKDVFHSFLLQFYLAGNKSIPKQIVLPMKLDDAEEISNLLGKEADHKIQFFYGARDEKKRYLQLANTNAENALEAKQAHQKSVRARFLELESILELQQPLQRMECFDISHTSGQQTVASCVVFNREGPLKTDYRRYNIEGITPGDDYAAMAQVLKRRYKITAAEEKIPDIVFIDGGKGQLAQAEAFFDQWQGARTPLLIGIAKGTSRKPGLETLIMAGSHDTIPMPANSAALHLVQHIRDESHRFAIAGHRHKRQKVKTQSKLESIPGVGAKRRQSLLKYLGGMQEVLNASSEQLANVPGISPELASLIYDHLHN
- the pgsA gene encoding CDP-diacylglycerol--glycerol-3-phosphate 3-phosphatidyltransferase — translated: MLNIPNMLTIMRVMLIPVFVVVYYIDWKWAHQLAAFIFWFAAVTDWFDGYLARKLGQSTPFGAFLDPVADKLIVAAALLMITHTYATPWITIPAVLLMAREIFVSALREWMATNGQSDTVKVSFWGKAKTMAQMLALIGLLSELEILAIGDLEIPIYWVSLGYILLYIATVLSVFSMMQYFIAAKKYLLIAQKTNL
- the uvrY gene encoding UvrY/SirA/GacA family response regulator transcription factor, which codes for MVKLLLVDDHDLVRTGIRRILDDVEGFNVIGEAQTGEEAVKMCRKSPPDVVLMDMSMPGIGGLEATKQVLRICPDVRVIALSVHKENPFPSMVMQMGAFGYLTKEADPQEMIRAIEKVAKGQKYITPEIAQQMALAKFDSNDEDPLKQLSERELQIMLMLTKGVKVPDIASQLNISTKTVNTHRYRMFEKLNVDSDVELTHLALRHNLINPQQL
- a CDS encoding helix-turn-helix domain-containing protein yields the protein MSHAGAILGIKELIIEEVFRHDSIDVWARPFNRTNCKHCDSNRLRIKATHKRTIKHTRQGNQLMTLHLKVPKYHCLDCGRYFRHQFKGILPRFRSSEAFRLEVFEAHHEGVTQRKISRIHGISPATVERWYQSLINQKYKEVRLFIINGAHLSSNIRH
- a CDS encoding IS630 family transposase (programmed frameshift) → MLKKIDFTALSKKETNAAKRIRLLALAHYSEGMNKAQIARTLKVSRASVNKWVAAFLDKGIDGLDAKSPPGRPASLSSEQIKKLSRYIEYHSRSDVGGRLTGADIQAWISSHLNVDYKMSNIYRLLHQWGFSWISSRSKHPKQSQNAQEEFKKLEINVIKLCPGHLPLNNVDIWFQDEARFGQQNTTSRLWARTGSRPRAVKQQQFEYAYLFGAVCPATGETEALITPWVNKDAMTLHLKQISERTKPGRMAVVIMDGAGWHTEDTIQQFDNIRMLKLPPYSPELNPVEQVWSWLRQNALSNRIFEGYEDIVDACSDAWNTFVKDTHRVISLCTRKWAQLNG
- a CDS encoding transposase is translated as MKNHRVFDVKLGRSEPSLSRYLKRMQGREQVQIVVMDLSETYRRIAQHYFPNAIIVADRFHVVRLINHHFLKAWKQQDEQGRKNRGLLSLMRRHEWNLSDKSRVRLHAYLDNYPVLKALYDVKQKLNRYVLLKTVNKRRMQSKLPGFLALLEQMKASPLKALANTLIPIPLKT